A DNA window from Methylocystis heyeri contains the following coding sequences:
- a CDS encoding DJ-1/PfpI family protein, protein MSAPPFTIVFALYDGMTQLDFTGPHEFLSRAPGAETILASRDGGAVKSERLEFNGTVPLASVPACDLICVPGGLSATTIACDPVFTAEIRRLGLGARYVTSVCTGSFILGAAGLLLGKRAACHWAWRELLPLFGAFPVAARVVRDGDVITGGGVTAGIDFALTVLAEISGDETAQAIQLGLEYDPRPPFESGSPESAPPEILARCLAANESLKKKRRAEAEEAARLWVTKSSI, encoded by the coding sequence ATGTCCGCGCCTCCTTTCACCATTGTCTTTGCCCTCTATGACGGCATGACCCAGCTCGATTTCACCGGCCCGCACGAATTTTTGAGCCGCGCGCCCGGGGCCGAAACGATCCTCGCCAGCCGAGACGGCGGCGCGGTGAAATCGGAGCGGTTGGAATTCAACGGCACGGTTCCGCTGGCGAGCGTCCCGGCCTGCGACCTCATTTGCGTTCCCGGCGGCCTTTCGGCGACGACGATCGCATGCGATCCGGTCTTTACCGCCGAAATCCGCCGGCTCGGACTCGGCGCCCGTTATGTGACTTCGGTCTGCACGGGCTCGTTCATTCTCGGCGCCGCCGGGCTTCTGCTCGGCAAGCGCGCCGCCTGCCATTGGGCCTGGCGCGAACTCCTGCCGCTGTTCGGCGCCTTCCCCGTGGCCGCGCGCGTGGTTCGCGACGGCGATGTGATCACCGGCGGCGGCGTGACCGCGGGAATCGATTTCGCCCTGACAGTGCTCGCCGAAATCAGCGGCGACGAGACCGCCCAGGCCATACAGCTCGGCCTCGAGTACGATCCCCGGCCTCCTTTCGAATCAGGCTCGCCCGAATCTGCGCCGCCCGAGATCCTGGCGCGCTGCCTGGCCGCGAATGAATCGCTGAAGAAGAAGCGCCGCGCCGAGGCCGAGGAGGCTGCGCGGCTTTGGGTAACGAAATCATCCATTTGA
- a CDS encoding DUF1398 domain-containing protein, whose translation MDAQLSKIAESCLHGAERNSMTFPQIVGALMQAGFESYAIDFRRATATYYLPDGESIVLPTHRHQTPIRNALDALVLQAAIREAQQSVPDYTYLGFCAKVMAGGCVGYVVSFSGRRAVYFGRTAETHVEHFPQ comes from the coding sequence ATGGATGCACAACTATCGAAGATCGCGGAAAGCTGCCTGCATGGCGCTGAACGCAACAGCATGACCTTTCCCCAAATTGTGGGGGCGTTGATGCAGGCGGGTTTCGAGAGCTACGCGATCGATTTCCGCCGCGCGACCGCGACATACTATCTACCGGACGGCGAGAGCATCGTTCTTCCCACGCATCGCCACCAAACGCCGATACGGAACGCGCTGGACGCCCTCGTTCTACAAGCGGCGATCAGGGAAGCGCAACAATCCGTTCCCGACTACACATATTTGGGGTTCTGCGCGAAGGTCATGGCAGGCGGTTGCGTGGGCTACGTGGTGTCCTTCTCCGGTCGTCGCGCCGTATATTTTGGCCGAACCGCCGAGACGCACGTTGAACACTTCCCTCAGTAG
- a CDS encoding NAD(P)H-dependent flavin oxidoreductase has product MFSTIPIIQAPMAGAQGPELCIAVCEAGGLGSLPCAMLTPQTAREQIAAVRSQTRAPFNVNFFVHKPPRADADIERRWLERLSPYYAEAGLECASEAGPARAPFDDAMCAVVEETRPPVVSFHFGLPEESLLARVKATGAKILSSATTVAEACWLAERGVDAIIAQGREAGGHRGMFLEEDIDAQPGLFALLPQIADAVSIPVIAAGAIADGRGIAAAFMLGAATVQIGTAFLPTPQAKISDLHRAALREARDNATRLTNLYTGRPARGLLTRFMREQGPLNRETPEFPLAAAAAAALRAAFEARGRTDFSPLWAGEAAALAREEDAGELTRRLWREAQELLNPVPMRA; this is encoded by the coding sequence ATGTTCTCGACCATTCCCATCATCCAGGCCCCCATGGCCGGCGCGCAGGGGCCGGAGCTCTGCATTGCGGTCTGCGAGGCCGGCGGTCTCGGCTCGCTGCCCTGCGCGATGCTGACCCCGCAGACGGCGCGCGAGCAGATTGCGGCGGTGCGATCCCAAACCAGGGCTCCATTCAACGTCAATTTTTTCGTTCACAAGCCCCCGCGCGCGGACGCCGATATCGAGCGGCGGTGGCTGGAGCGGCTTTCGCCCTATTACGCCGAGGCCGGGCTCGAATGCGCTTCCGAGGCCGGCCCGGCCCGCGCCCCTTTCGACGACGCCATGTGCGCCGTGGTCGAGGAGACCCGCCCGCCTGTCGTCAGCTTCCATTTCGGCCTCCCCGAGGAGAGCCTACTTGCGCGCGTAAAGGCGACGGGCGCCAAAATCCTGTCGTCGGCGACCACAGTTGCAGAAGCGTGCTGGCTCGCTGAGCGGGGCGTCGACGCCATTATCGCGCAGGGCCGCGAGGCCGGCGGCCATCGCGGGATGTTTCTCGAAGAAGACATCGACGCCCAGCCCGGCCTTTTCGCGCTGCTGCCGCAGATCGCCGATGCGGTGAGCATCCCTGTGATTGCCGCCGGCGCCATTGCGGACGGACGCGGGATCGCCGCGGCCTTTATGCTCGGCGCCGCGACCGTGCAGATCGGCACCGCGTTTCTGCCGACGCCGCAGGCGAAGATTTCCGACCTTCACCGCGCCGCCCTGCGCGAGGCGCGGGATAATGCGACCCGCCTCACCAATCTCTACACCGGGCGTCCCGCGCGAGGGCTTTTGACGAGGTTCATGCGCGAGCAGGGCCCGCTGAACCGGGAGACGCCCGAATTTCCGCTCGCGGCGGCGGCGGCGGCGGCGCTGCGCGCGGCTTTCGAGGCGCGCGGACGGACGGATTTTTCGCCCCTATGGGCGGGAGAGGCCGCGGCGCTGGCGCGGGAAGAGGATGCGGGCGAGCTGACGCGCCGCCTTTGGCGCGAGGCGCAGGAGCTTTTGAACCCTGTCCCGATGCGGGCTTAA
- a CDS encoding right-handed parallel beta-helix repeat-containing protein, translating to MKRSIVGFIFVCVALLLGAAPAAAQATRTWVSGVGDDANPCSRTAPCKTFAGAISKTAVAGEINVLDPGGFGAVTITKSITIRSDHTEAGVLVSGTNGVVVSAGAGDTVILEGLDFDGANGTGLDGVHIIGGGATYVINCTIRHFSQNGVSIATNTAGSRVFIQDSKIIANAGGLNVQGAGGVANVGIVSHSIIDHNSSFAVQANGAGNLISVGNSVLSGSPIAINLLNGASAVSFGPSNSVSGSGAFTSTAPFK from the coding sequence ATGAAGCGTTCAATCGTCGGGTTTATCTTTGTTTGCGTCGCGCTTCTGCTGGGGGCGGCTCCCGCCGCCGCGCAGGCGACGAGAACCTGGGTGTCGGGCGTTGGCGACGACGCCAATCCGTGCTCGCGCACCGCGCCGTGCAAGACTTTCGCCGGCGCGATCTCCAAGACCGCGGTCGCGGGCGAGATCAATGTGCTCGATCCCGGCGGATTCGGGGCCGTGACCATCACCAAGTCGATCACCATACGTTCCGATCATACCGAAGCGGGCGTGCTCGTATCCGGCACCAACGGCGTCGTCGTTTCCGCCGGGGCGGGCGACACCGTGATCCTGGAAGGCCTCGATTTTGACGGGGCAAACGGGACCGGGCTCGATGGCGTCCATATCATCGGCGGCGGCGCCACCTATGTCATCAACTGCACGATTCGACATTTCAGCCAGAACGGCGTCAGCATCGCCACCAACACCGCAGGCAGCCGCGTCTTCATCCAGGATTCGAAAATCATCGCAAACGCAGGCGGGCTCAATGTGCAGGGAGCCGGCGGCGTCGCCAATGTCGGCATAGTCTCCCATAGCATTATCGACCACAATTCCAGCTTCGCGGTTCAGGCCAACGGCGCCGGCAATCTCATCTCGGTGGGGAACAGCGTGCTGAGCGGAAGCCCGATCGCGATAAATCTGCTCAACGGTGCGTCGGCGGTTTCGTTCGGGCCGAGCAACAGCGTGTCCGGTTCGGGCGCCTTCACCTCCACGGCCCCGTTCAAGTAA
- a CDS encoding cupin domain-containing protein, with the protein MKPVEQAVITIGGLEVRYLLDGAVNGAASGMFELTMPPGARAPPPHSHSKNEEIIYCLEGALRCSVGGEVRDLKPGERSYTPRGVVHGFSNPHDCVARVLVILTPDIGAQYFRDVAEVVGVAGGPNPAKMAEVMTRYGLVLSPPSHEA; encoded by the coding sequence ATGAAGCCGGTTGAGCAGGCGGTCATAACCATTGGGGGACTTGAAGTCCGTTATCTCCTGGATGGCGCCGTTAATGGAGCCGCCTCTGGAATGTTCGAGCTGACCATGCCGCCAGGGGCGCGGGCGCCCCCGCCCCACAGCCACAGCAAAAACGAGGAGATCATCTACTGCCTCGAAGGCGCGCTGCGCTGCTCGGTCGGCGGTGAAGTGCGCGATCTAAAGCCGGGCGAGCGCAGTTATACGCCGCGCGGCGTCGTGCATGGCTTCAGCAATCCGCATGATTGCGTGGCGCGAGTGCTTGTCATCCTCACTCCCGACATCGGCGCGCAATATTTCCGTGACGTCGCCGAGGTCGTTGGCGTCGCGGGTGGCCCCAACCCCGCGAAAATGGCTGAGGTGATGACCCGCTACGGTCTGGTTTTGTCCCCGCCCAGCCACGAAGCGTAA
- a CDS encoding DUF4231 domain-containing protein — translation MKVTVTIISLLVVIFVSLESVIHYREQWKNYRSTEQLLGHETIFFKSGIGVYRNMAPDDAFKLFVERVEDAIRAENAATLNVMTMANEPSATGAARSTVQNS, via the coding sequence ATGAAAGTAACTGTTACAATTATAAGCCTGCTAGTTGTAATTTTTGTTTCCCTCGAGAGCGTTATTCATTATCGAGAGCAGTGGAAAAATTATCGCTCAACTGAGCAGTTGCTAGGGCACGAGACAATTTTCTTTAAATCCGGGATAGGCGTTTACCGAAATATGGCGCCAGATGATGCCTTCAAGTTGTTCGTCGAGCGGGTCGAGGATGCAATCCGTGCAGAAAACGCTGCGACGTTGAACGTGATGACGATGGCCAATGAACCTTCGGCCACGGGCGCAGCCCGCAGCACGGTGCAAAATTCTTGA
- a CDS encoding helicase HerA domain-containing protein — MTASPKVSIEMGVRGGGGAAVLDLEELLTTRLLVQGNSGSGKSHLLRRLLEQSAPWVQQAVIDPEGDFVTLAERYGHVVVDAERDEADLQRIAARVRRHRVSVVLNLEGLDAERQMRAAAAFLGGLFEADREMWHPVLVVVDEAQLFAPAAAGEISDEARKASLGAMTNLMCRGRKRGLAGVIATQRLAKLAKNVAAEASNFLMGRTFLDIDMARAADLLGMERRQAEMFRDLESGNFVALGPALARRPLPVRIGPVETAARSANPRLTPLPESPAAEDVHELIFTPGENEPSLPVPRRSPSVTPTAEVLAQLARSGPAASPAPAEPPPGLTPEQRQAAIDAALNEILSEKTGDFRSIATLYQDFLVRCRIRRIGGESLSLASFRRRLAAAHAGVDLAEAEAEGSPWGEVLGMAESLPEDAQGVFLSLARAAFDQRPCPSDAEVARAYGTRSPRRARRLLAYLEEQQAIVCRLDGRGRRIVAIPGPAWETEPGDPNAPESVETPEAPPAELPFG, encoded by the coding sequence ATGACGGCCTCGCCCAAGGTTTCCATCGAAATGGGCGTCCGCGGGGGCGGGGGCGCGGCCGTCCTGGACCTCGAGGAGCTGCTGACCACCCGCCTGCTGGTGCAGGGGAATTCCGGCTCCGGCAAATCGCATCTGCTGCGCCGGTTGCTGGAGCAGAGCGCGCCCTGGGTACAGCAGGCCGTGATCGACCCCGAGGGCGATTTCGTCACCCTGGCCGAGCGTTACGGCCATGTGGTGGTGGATGCTGAGCGGGACGAGGCCGATCTGCAGCGCATTGCGGCGCGGGTGCGCCGGCACCGCGTCTCCGTGGTGCTCAATCTCGAGGGGCTCGACGCCGAGCGGCAGATGCGCGCCGCCGCCGCCTTCCTCGGCGGCCTGTTCGAGGCCGATCGCGAGATGTGGCACCCGGTCCTGGTGGTGGTGGACGAGGCCCAGCTCTTCGCCCCGGCTGCCGCAGGCGAAATATCCGACGAGGCCCGCAAGGCGTCGCTCGGGGCCATGACCAATCTGATGTGCCGCGGGCGCAAGCGCGGCCTCGCCGGGGTCATCGCCACCCAGCGCCTCGCCAAGCTCGCCAAGAATGTGGCCGCCGAAGCCTCCAATTTCCTGATGGGCCGCACCTTTCTCGATATCGACATGGCCCGCGCCGCCGACCTTCTCGGCATGGAGCGGCGCCAGGCCGAAATGTTCCGCGATCTCGAAAGCGGCAATTTCGTCGCCCTCGGCCCGGCCCTGGCGCGCCGCCCCCTCCCGGTGCGCATCGGCCCGGTCGAGACCGCGGCGCGCTCGGCCAATCCCAGATTGACGCCGCTGCCGGAGTCTCCGGCCGCCGAGGACGTCCATGAGCTGATATTCACCCCGGGGGAGAATGAGCCGAGCCTGCCGGTCCCGCGCCGCTCGCCCTCCGTGACCCCTACGGCGGAGGTGCTGGCTCAGCTCGCCCGCAGCGGGCCGGCGGCGTCGCCCGCCCCGGCAGAGCCGCCTCCAGGCCTCACGCCGGAACAGCGACAGGCCGCGATCGACGCCGCCCTCAATGAAATCCTGTCCGAGAAAACCGGAGATTTCCGCAGTATCGCCACGCTCTACCAGGATTTTCTGGTGCGCTGCAGGATTCGCCGCATCGGGGGCGAGTCCTTGAGCCTCGCGTCCTTCCGGCGTCGGCTCGCCGCGGCGCATGCCGGCGTCGATCTCGCCGAGGCGGAGGCGGAGGGCTCTCCCTGGGGCGAAGTGCTGGGAATGGCGGAAAGCCTGCCCGAGGACGCGCAGGGCGTGTTTCTCTCCCTCGCGCGCGCGGCGTTCGACCAGCGCCCCTGTCCCTCCGACGCCGAGGTCGCCCGCGCCTATGGCACCCGCTCGCCGCGACGGGCGCGCAGGCTCTTGGCCTATCTGGAAGAGCAACAGGCGATCGTCTGCCGCCTCGACGGCCGCGGGCGCCGTATCGTGGCGATCCCGGGGCCGGCGTGGGAAACCGAACCCGGCGATCCCAATGCCCCGGAAAGCGTGGAGACTCCCGAAGCGCCGCCGGCCGAACTTCCGTTCGGGTGA
- a CDS encoding MarR family winged helix-turn-helix transcriptional regulator — translation MSSDRLKQIPGSEKAPYVGALLRLAHQVARSRLLQALAERGLADVTEAHLGLFQYPPADGMRPTDLAKRLGASKQAVNHLVGQLEKLGYLQRRREPGNGRATIHFTERGWLVLESNIATMRQLEADWQRQLGKRRFADLKAALQELTGFT, via the coding sequence TTGTCAAGCGATCGACTGAAGCAAATTCCCGGCAGCGAGAAGGCTCCTTATGTCGGCGCGCTGTTGCGCCTGGCCCACCAAGTGGCGCGTTCTCGCCTGCTGCAGGCTTTGGCCGAACGCGGCCTAGCGGATGTCACCGAGGCGCATTTAGGCCTGTTCCAGTACCCTCCGGCGGACGGCATGCGGCCGACCGACCTGGCAAAGCGCCTCGGCGCGTCGAAGCAGGCGGTGAACCATCTCGTCGGTCAACTCGAAAAGCTTGGCTATCTGCAACGCCGCCGCGAACCGGGGAACGGACGCGCCACTATTCACTTCACCGAACGCGGATGGCTGGTTCTAGAATCGAACATTGCCACCATGCGCCAACTCGAAGCTGACTGGCAGCGCCAGCTTGGCAAACGGCGGTTCGCCGACCTCAAGGCGGCGCTGCAAGAGCTGACCGGATTCACCTGA
- a CDS encoding GNAT family N-acetyltransferase, which produces MGTMVQARLAVHSDRQGRRIGAGLLLDALTRTPQAADIGGIRALAVHAKDEAAASLYRHFGFVPSLKKIRCSKITIHWHA; this is translated from the coding sequence ATGGGAACAATGGTGCAGGCGCGCCTCGCGGTTCATAGCGATCGGCAGGGCCGACGCATTGGGGCAGGGCTGCTGCTCGATGCGCTGACGCGCACGCCTCAGGCGGCGGATATCGGCGGCATTCGCGCTCTCGCCGTCCACGCCAAAGACGAAGCCGCCGCATCCTTGTATCGGCATTTCGGCTTTGTCCCGTCGCTAAAAAAAATCCGTTGTAGCAAAATCACGATACATTGGCATGCGTAG